Sequence from the Fragaria vesca subsp. vesca linkage group LG4, FraVesHawaii_1.0, whole genome shotgun sequence genome:
GCCTTGTCTTTGTTATCTTTTGAAAAGAGATATCTACCTTGTTATCAACTATTTCTTTTTTGCTTACTTTGGTTAAGCCGTGACCAGAGCTATAGGTTATATGTACTTTTGACCTTAAATAAGCTATCCACAAATATGGCATATACATCATTTGTAGTGACCCACTTAAGTATGCCTTCATGGATATATGTGCAACTGTTTTGTTTCAACATATGTATGGCTTGATTTTGGTTTAAATGATTGTTGTCCCCCTACCTTATATTATGGCCCGGCATCTGAAATTATTTGTGGCTTGAAGTATGTTCTTATGTTCCTGATATTGTTCTTGTAGGTGGTCCAAGTGGTTCTGGAAAGACTAGTTTGGCTCATAAAATGGCCAACATTGTTGGCTGTGAAGTAGTTTCCCTTGAAAGATACTATAAATCTGAACAAGTAAAGGATTTCAAGTATGATGACTTCAGCTCGCTCGATCTATCTTTACTTTCAAAAGTAAGGATTTGATATTCCAAGTTGTTTTTACTTTTGTACTTCTATATACTTTTGGATTCTAAATTTAAAAGATATGAGTAGGCCAGCCAGTTCAATTTATTAGCTTATGCTATGCAATTCAACTTGAGAAAAATACATCAAATATGATGTCCCATGTGCCCCTCCATTTGAACATTGAGTATATATGTTCGAAGTACCTCATATGATTCTCAGAACTTCTTAAAGATAAATTAGGAAAAAAATTAAAAATAATTGCTAAGTTGTGTCAATCTGTTGGATTGCATTACGGAATGTCCTTTTGGCTTTTGCTCAGTCAAGAAAATACCAAATAATTATATGATTTCACTAATTTCAATATTCAAGGCTCTAATTTTAGGTGATACTCTGTTTATTTTCTGCTGCTGTCACATTACTTAGTCTCCTTGTTTCCATTTGCAGAACATTAATGACATAAGGAATGGTCAAAGGACAAAAGTACCCATGTTTGATTTGGAAACTGGTGCACGGAGTGGGTTCAAGGAACTTGAAGTTTCTGAAGATTGTGGAGTGGTCAGTTATCAGACATATTTGCATTGCTCCCAGAACTTTGCTTGCTTCTTGTGTATATATCCATTGGTCCCTGTTTTACTATTAAAAAAAATCAACTAAGTGGAATATATTGTCTTTTGTCCTAGTAGATCATTTTCGAAGGAGTTTATGCTCTGCATCCAGATATCCGAAAATCACTTGACTTGTGGGTTGCTGTCGTAAGTATACCTCTGCTACCTATTCTTTGGGATTTTAAGCAGTATCATGTGTTTATGAGAAAGACCTGGAAATGAAGTATCTGTTCTCCTTCTTTTGGCTATCAGGTTGGAGGTGTTCATTCGCATCTCATTTCTAGAGTTCAAAGGGATAAAAGTAAAGTGGGATGTTTTATGTCCCAGAATGACATCATGATGACAGTGTTTCCAATGTTCCAACAGTTCATTGAACCCCATCTGGTTCATGCACATGTTAGTGCCCTTCAAACTTCTTAGGATAATAATTCATTTGGCGTTTTTTTCCTTTCTTTTTCTGTTTTACAAAAAAAAAGGGAACAGAAAAGAAAAAAAAAGAATCTGATTTGTGATGTGTTTAAGAGAATAGAGCAAGAGATTGCTGAGTTTGGAGAAAATTCGTAGTTCATCCCATTCTAACAGAGCTTAATTTTTTTTGAAAAGTCTGACAGAGATTAATTAGATCTTTTGAAAATGTGAAATAACTGGTTTGATGTGAGGAGAAAACTACGCTTTTCAAAGGAAAGTGTTGTTGCTGGACTCATAATAAGAAATTTTGAGACCATTTTCTTGGCACTGAAATATACCTGTGTAAGCATATTTTCCAGTTTGCACATTAGAACCCACCGACACTGGTGGATGTTCACCAAACTTATTTTATTTGGTGTTATCTAAATGCAGCTCAAAATCCGGAATGACTTCGATCCTGTGCTTTCTCCAGAGAGCTCATTGTTTTTATTGAAGAGTAACAAGCAAGTAAGTGTAAAGGAATTCCTGTCTGTCTTGGAATCGTAAATCATGGTTTCGTCTAAACTGTTATGCGATTTCCATTTGGTAACAGGTGGCTTATCAAGATATATTAAAAATACTGGATCCTGTAAAGTTCTGCAGCTCAGTGCAGAATTTCATTGATTTATACTTGAAACTTCCTGGACTTCCTACCAATGAGCAGTTAACAGAGGGTGACTGCATTCGGGTCAGAATATGTGAGGGTAGATTCGCATTGCTGATACGGGAGGTTTGTAATGTAACCTTTTTATATTGGGATTTTGTAACAAATATATATAGTTCTCTCTTGTTTAACGACAATGAACATTCTGTTCATTTTTGTTTGCTTAGCCTATACGAGAAGGGAACTTCATCATTCAACCTAAAGTGGATTTTGATATTAGCATCAGTACAGTTTCTGGACTTCTTAACCTTGGGTAAGTTACATATTCAATGTACAAAAGTTTCTTTCATTTTCAGCAATATTGTCTAATTAACTTCATATGGATGATTATTTTTAGATTCACCTTCTAGTGCAAGTGTAAAATTGAAGCATCTTTCTGTGATGTCAGGTATCAAGCTGTAGCCTATATTGAAGCATCTGCTTTCATTTACCAAGATGGAAAGGTCAGATTAAATTGGGTTTTCTTGTACACGTATTATATTTTGGAAATGTGTTTCCCTTGTGATATGAACATTAGGATGTAGTAGGTTAATTGCCTGACCACAAATTCTTAAAAATATATATAAATTTATGGTAAAGAGCTTTCAGTGTGTACCTCAAATATGTCCTCAACTCATTCTCACTGCTTATAACTTATAGCGTGTGCTTCTAGATGCAATCTCCTACCTCAAATCCTTGTTTCTTGTTTTTCAAAGAATATTTCCTGGTTCTTTTCCAAAAAAAAAAAAAAAAACGAATATTTCCTGGTTATGTTTTTTGATTAGTTTAAGTTATAACGTCATTGACTTCTTGTTTTTCAGGATGAAAAATGTCTAATTCACATTAAACTTTGCTTGCCTGTTTAGATTTTGATTGAGGTTGATCATCTACAAGATGTTCCAAACCCTTACCTACAGATCAAGGGGGTTGATAAAGATGCTGTGGCAGCTGCAGGGTCATTGCTTAAACTGGATGGTTCATATACTACCAAGGTTTTCCCTTCACTTGTACTACAGTGTTTCTCAGTGCATCCCTGGTTCCAATTCAAAATACGATGCGCAATTCCTCTGACATAGTAGTTGATTTGTTTGTTGTGTAGAGTTATCTTCAAATCGTTCTGGAAAGATTACCAGCAGCGGGAAGAGGCTCAGGTGGGATTCACACTCAGCAAGCTGCAAGACTGCAGGAACTTGTGGAGTTCATTCAGTCTCAGGTATGATGCCATCAAATTGATTAATGGATCACATCTATTTCAATATTTTGGTACAACTATTATCTACAATTTCTGCATAGGCCTTGATAGTTAGTAGTTGCATCTAAGACTAAAAAGACTTGGTTGACGTTCCATTTCTAATATTGGGTCTTTACAAACAGGGCAGCAGTACAGCTTCAGAATCCTCGCCAATTAGGGAGGTTTCTTCAGTTGACGGGGTTATTGAAGATATGCAGTCAAGGATTAGAAGACTCGAGCGGTGGCATACAATCAATACGGTACTTCCAGTATATTTGTCCCGAAAGTTCTACTAGAGCTGCCAATTTATCTGTCTGGATTTCGCAGGTACTATGGACGTTTTTGATGTCTGCACTAGTTGGTTATTCGCTCTACCAAAGGAAGCGTCTATGATAATGCTGTTCGGAGTGTGTATTTACATCAAAACAAGCGAGTTTTTCCTTGAAATCTTGTATCATACCATTTGTATGGCGCCATCTTAGAGAGGCCCTTCATACATATCTCATTCCAGTGATTCTGCCGGTTCTAATCAAATTTACTGTATGAGTGTATATACATAGTCTGATTTGGAACTTCCTAATCACGGTCGCTTGGTGATCTAGACTAAGGATCGATTCATGTCGGGATGATAGAGTCTACAGCCAATTGCTCAAAAGAAAAGTTACAGGCCGGGTTTTAACGACACTTGATATTTTTACCGAGCTGGAACATGAATAATTGAATACAAGTAGTCAATTTCAATGAGAAAATCATCTACTCTAAATGAAATATTTCTTGTTGTACTCTTCATTTTGAAGAGAGACCAGTGTTGACATTTAATCAAGTTTTAATTTTCTAAGCTCACTATAAGATAGCTCACCAAGGCCCAAATACTGTCCGCCTAGCCATGCATGGGCTCCGCTCAGCCCACGTCGTTTAAGAATTCAAGTCTTTGTTTATTTTGAATTTTTTAAAGATGGGACCTCTTAACCCGCTAGGGCCCATTACGACTTGACCGCCTAGCCATGCATGGGCTCCGCTTAGCCCACATCGTCTGTAAAGTCCGTTTTTGTTTTTTTGTTTTTTTAAAGGTGGGACCTCCTAGACTACGAAGGTCCATTACGACTTGACCGCCTAGCCATGCATGGGCTCCACCTAGCCCACGTATTTTAACAAGTGGTAAATTTGATTTACTATTATGTATTTTACTCAGGGGTAATATTGTCAGTATATTCGAGCTATCTATGACACACTGCTAAAGCTCTTGAGATCAGAATTCACAAAATTGAAGCCATGAATCACATAGAGTACGGCATCCCTCTCTACGGCGTCGGCTGGGTTCCCAACGGAGCTCAACCACCGGAGACCGAGTCGACTCAGTCAGTTCCCGACTCCAGCCACATCGTGTTGACCGGCGGTGGCGGCGAGGGCAGCACCGGCGTCAAGAACGCTGTCCTTGTCGTCCGATTCGATCCCTCCGCGACTTCCATCTCGCATGAGCCGGTAAGCAGATTGCTCTGCGTTTCGATTAGTTGTGATTACAGTGATTAGAATATGATTAAAGCATTTTAATTAGATCCGGTGCTTGATTTTCAGGTGGCGGAGCTGAGGTTAGGCTCTGAGCTACCTTATAGGATGGCGGTTCATCCCGACGGGCTCATTTGTTCGTTTCCGGAAAGCTGCAGGTTTGTTAATCTGATGCGTTTGGTTTGCATTGTGATTTTACGGTTTGCGATTCCGGAACTATTTGTGCTTATTTTTGATGTGATTTGCTTGTCCAGTTGGTTTGAATGGGAGAAAGAATTGGGGGATGGAGCTTATAAGCTGAGTGTGAGGCGATCTGATAGAGTACTTGAGCAATTGCAGAACGTAGGGCAACAATTGGCGCTGGCGTTTAACAAAGAAGGTTCCATGCTCGCCACCGGAGGCGAGGTGGGGACTATCTTTCATTTTTTGTAGTGTGTTATGCTTATTAGGGATGTGCATTGTGTGTGGATTTTCATATTGAACTTTGATGTCTACAAACCAGCAGTTTAGGGCTTCACTTGAGTTATATGCTATGGTATAGATAATTTTGGACTGTTGCATTGATAAACGCAACAAGATTTTCTTTTGTCTCTGTAGACCTATAATGCTCTGATTTGGTGCAGTGCAGGATGGAAAGTTGAGGGTTTTCAAGTGGCCCAGCATGGAAATTATGTTCACTGAAGATCAAGCTCATAAAACAGTCAAGCAGATTGATTTCAGGTTTGTTACTATAGAAGTATCGTAGAACAAAATGTGTACCTCCTTTTATATGCATTATGCTGATGATGATCTGGTCTTGCAGCCATGATGGGAAATTTCTTGTCTCCTTGGGACAAAGTGGCCCTGGTAGAGTCTGGGATGTGAGTTCTGCTGCAGTTGTAGCTACTTTAAAGACTGAAAAGGTGGGCAGTTACTGATAATTATGCAATGATGTGAACTGTGTGAATTTTAACTTTGTCATACAAAAGATCTTTGACATAGTAAAGTGACATAGGTGCTTCCTTCAAGAAGATTTATTGTATATTCTTTTGAATATAAGTATGTACTGTGATTTGATATTGGATTTCTTTTATCAAACGTTTTCAAAAGAATCAGACCATTATTTATATCCCTACGCTGTCATGAGTCATTAACCTGTGCTTCTATTGTCTACTGTTAACAACTTGTCATAGCATATGAATCAGAGGATCATGCTTTTGTTTTTAAATGAATTTGGGTTTTAACTATGAGACCATTCCTAATCTATGCAGAATGAGGTCTTCTGTGCATGCAAATTTTCTCTAGTGAACAATGGGAGTCAAGTTCTACATCTTGCAGGTAAACCATTGGTGTGAATGAAGGCAAACAGATGTCTATATTACTTGTTCATGATTTAACCATTTCAAACTATCTGTAATTTAGATAAAGATGGAATTATTGTAACATGGAACACAACCACATGGAAGAGGGTTCGATCCAAGCGAATTACTCGAGATGGCATCATGTCCTTCGATGTTTCAGCTGATGGAAAGCTCCTTGCATGGTCAGTTTATCTTGGATGCTTGTATTAAGTCTGTTAGATGCTTGGTGGACAACAATATGTGTTAAATGCATAGGGTTGGTTTGAGATCACAGTATTCCAAATAAGTTCATCCATTCTATCACGGCACAATTGATTTCACTGGATTGTGCCTGTTTCTGTAAAAATAATACTGACACTTGTTATCGATGAATTGCAGCGGGACAACTGCTGGAGATCTTTTAATACTAAAGTCAGCTGGATTGCAGATTCATAAAGTTGTCCCTAAAGCACACTCTGGGTTCGTAACTGCATTGAGTTTTTCTCATGATTCAAGGTTTGAGAACTAGCGACATTATGTTTTTCTTTTGTAATGATTATGCAGAACCTTTTATACCGTTTGATGAAATGTTAATGAAGTTATAATTGTTTAAATACAGAGTATTGGCTTCTGCATCGATGGACTCAAGTGCAAGGGTGTCCACAGTTGAGGAGGTGAAGAAAAAGGGTAAGTTCTAACCATCATTTTAAGATTGTATTGCACATCACTTCACATTTTTCATGCCATGGTTAGATATCCCTTCAGAGCGTAGTTATATTGTTGAAAACCACCTATAATTGGGTCCCATCAGTCTGTTCTGTGTCACAAGTAGAAGCGACCCATTCCAGATCAGATTAACTTGGATATCATAGATTTAGCATCACTGTTTGAGGTACTGACCACCTTGAGTTTTCCTGGATGGTAACGTGGCAAACCGTGCCACACTCTTGATTGGATGCTTCTGATAACTATAAGCCTTAGGCTGGTCAACCATGACATTAGGATCAATTTCGAGCTTTTGCATTCTCTTGTTATAGTTTTCAGGTTAGGCTTGTCATACTAAATTTCAAAGTGGTGAAAGGAATTGAAGTATAATGCTTCAAATAGAAACAGAAGCCTATCCAATAGACTGTTGATGCTATATTTGGTCATTTCAACTGCTGTTATATTGTATTTTGTTTCTCTTAAGGAGTGAAAGTGTTCAATAAGGCTGTTGCTTTGGTTGCAGGAGTGAACTTATGGGTTGTTATACTCATAATCCTAGTATCCATTCTTGCATATTTCCTAAATGATCCTGAGAGCTGGACAATGTTGAAGTCTGAATTGGAGAAATTTTACAGCTCGTGGCGTTAAGGACTTAAAAATTCTCATCATGGTGTACCAGTACAGTGGTGATTTTGATAGCCTGTTATAGTATAATAGCTGGGGTGGGATGTTTAGGTCCACTCAACCCCAACCCATTTGTAGTATGAGATAAAGTGATAATCAGAAACTCTTCGAATTGTTGATATCATCTCCTTTTCAATTGTTCTCTTCTGCCCAGAACATCAAGTTTGTCACCAAAAAGAACGGAACAAAAGCCTCTTGTATTTTCATATTATATGATTAGATTATTTTTTATGTGTTTGCTTGTTTGTTCCCATATCATATACTAGAGAAGACCAAACAAAATTTGTTAACTGCACAACAGATTATCAGTTACTTACTGGACATGGTAAGACTACAAGCCTACTCTGAATGTGTATAAATCTACAGAGCAGATAACAGAGATGCTAAAAGACGCATGACAGGAAAAGCACACCAGAGTCGCACAGAGCTCTAAATATAGTTGTAGAAATTTTGACAATGCTTGATCAGTAATCACTTCGGGAACTCTCATTCCGCACCTCTCAGGGCCGGCCGTGTTTCTGCCTTAGAACTTGCATTACATGCCTGTATAGCAAGAGTACTGCTCAAAACCTCCTGCTATCTTAACTCTCAGATCATCTTCAACAACTCATGTAAAACTAAAGTTATCTCTATTTTAGAGGAAAAACACCATTTTTGGCTCCAATAGTTCATGTAAAGCATCCACTATTTTATAAAAAGTGGGAAGAGAGAGAAACATATCCTTTATATGTATATAATTCTCAAAATTTGTATATTCATCTAGAAATCTCAAAAATTTATTGTTTGCCTTATATAATTCATTCTCTCTCCTCTAAAAAAAGGAAAAACGACATAAAAATAAAAATTTAACATTAAATTTGGGGTTTAATTTGAATAAATATATCACATTTATATAGATTCATAAATTATATAGAAAAAACTTTTAATTTTGTACAATAGAATAGAAGAAACTGTTGGAGTTGAATTCCTTCTCTTTTAGAGATTTTGTGATTTCCTCCTTTAAAATAGATAAATTATACATGAGTTGTTAGATATGCTCTCAGCACATCAATAAGGGCGTAAACTATGTTATAAACCAAATACCCTCGCAACATATTAATTGTTTGTTGCATATACATGGAATTTAGTTTTCTTTCTCATCTTAGAGCATCTTTAGCAATACTAGCTATTTTTAAGTTAAATTTTAGTCAAATTAGCTAAAATGTCATTTTGGCTAAGCCACTTTAGAAATGTGAAATGTGGCTGCATCAATGCTCTCTATTTTAGCTAGCATTACATCAACATTATTCTTTAAATATGAATTAAATAGTTTAAATATATTTATATATCACATAAAATATCTTACAATGAATGCATTAAATTATAGCTAGCCTCATATAAGTCATCTATAGCTAGCGAGATAGCTAAAAGTCATAATAGCTCAAGTTTGGTTAGTCTGCT
This genomic interval carries:
- the LOC101301769 gene encoding SEC12-like protein 2-like, which produces MNHIEYGIPLYGVGWVPNGAQPPETESTQSVPDSSHIVLTGGGGEGSTGVKNAVLVVRFDPSATSISHEPVAELRLGSELPYRMAVHPDGLICSFPESCSWFEWEKELGDGAYKLSVRRSDRVLEQLQNVGQQLALAFNKEGSMLATGGEDGKLRVFKWPSMEIMFTEDQAHKTVKQIDFSHDGKFLVSLGQSGPGRVWDVSSAAVVATLKTEKNEVFCACKFSLVNNGSQVLHLADKDGIIVTWNTTTWKRVRSKRITRDGIMSFDVSADGKLLACGTTAGDLLILKSAGLQIHKVVPKAHSGFVTALSFSHDSRVLASASMDSSARVSTVEEVKKKGVNLWVVILIILVSILAYFLNDPESWTMLKSELEKFYSSWR